The Armatimonadota bacterium region GCGCAGCGCTCGGATCGCGGTCGGTGCCACCTTCATTCTGGCCGGACTGGCGCTCGCCTGGTTCTCGACTTTGCGCCTCTGGCACGCCTTTGTCAGAGTGCTCAATCCTCGATCGCCCGGCAAGCCGAGCGAGATAATGGCGCGTCATGGCTTGATCGCCCAGGGAAAGCGCATCGTCGCGCTGGGCGGCGGCACCGGCATGAGCACCCTGTTGCGCGGTCTGAAGCGCCATACGGCCAACATTTCGGCCATTGTAACGGTTACGGACGATGGCGGCTCGTCGGGCAAATTGCGAGAGGAGCTAAACGTCTTGCCGCCGGGCGACATTCGAAACTGTTTGGTCGCGCTGGCCGATGTGGAGCCGACCATGACCGCGCTCCTGCAGTTTCGATTCGACGCCGGCTCGACGCATCTGGCCGGGCACAGTTTTGGCAACCTGCTGATTGCGGCGATGACGCAGATCACCGGCGACTTTGATCTGGCCGTGCAGGAGATCGGCAAAGTTCTAGCCATCCGAGGCCGTGTGTTGCCCACCACGGTGGACCATGTAACGCTAAGGGCCGAAATGGAGGATGGAGCCTTTGTAGAAGGCGAGACCCGAATAGTGGCCGACCCTCGCAAAATTCGCCGCATGTATCTTAATCCGCCCGACGCCAAAGCCGTCGATCAAGCCGTCAAAGCCATCCGTCAGGCCGATCTGGTCGTCATCGGCCCGGGCAGTCTCTTTACGAGCGTCATCCCGAACCTCTTGGTGCAGGGCGTGGCCGATGCGCTTGCTTCGTCCGATGCGATTCGCGTCTATGTGTGCAACGTCATGACGCAGCCGGGCGAGACCGACAACCTGACCGCCTCGGATCACGCTCGAACCATCGAGGCGCACGCCGGCAAGCGCGTGTTCGACTATGTGTTGATGAACAGCGCCCAGCCGAGCCAACAGATCCTCCAAAAGTACGAAGACGTAGGCCAGCGCCTGGTCGTCGCCGACCAAGACCGGGTGCGCTCGATGGGATGGCGACCGATCGCGGGCAACTTCATATCCGAAAGCGACCTGGTTCGGCACGACCCTCTGCGCGTCTCCGAAGCGCTCTTGAGGCTTGCGCGTTGACGCAGCGAGTAGAATCAAGCCCCATGTCCATCGCCGAACTCCAAGAGACCGCCCGCCGCATGCGCGTCCACTGCATCCGTATGATCGCCAACGCCAACTCCGGTCATCCGGGGGGCTCGCTTTCTGCCGCAGACATTGTAGCCGCTCTGTTTTTTTATGCCATGCGCTGGGATCCAAAAGACCCGCACTGGTCCGCTAGAGACCGCTTTATTCTCAGCAAGGGGCATGGATGTCCGGCGCTTTACGCCGCTTTGGCCGAGGCAGGCGTGCTGGCCGAGCAGGAACTGCTTACCTTTCGAGTCATCGATAGTCGATTGCAGGGCCATCCTTCTAGAAAAGATTTGCCCTATTGCGAGGCCTCCACCGGCAGTCTAGGTCAGGGGTTGTCGATCGCGATTGGCGAGGCATTGGCCGCGCGAAACATGCCGGAGCGTTACCGCGTCTACACGCTTATTGGCGACGGCGAATCGCAAGAGGGCCAAATCTGGGAAGCCGCCGCGGCCGCATCGCACTTCAAAGCAGACAATTTGACCGCGATCCTTGACTACAACCGATTTCAGCTGGACGGCGCCATCGGCCAGATCATGTCGATCGAGCCTGTGGCCGATAAGTGGCGCGCCTTTGGATGGAGCGTGAAAGAGATCGACGGGCACGATATGGAGCAGATCGTCGAGGCGCTCGACTGGGCAAAGACCGTCTCTGACAGCCCCCAAATGATTATCGCCCACACGGTCAAAGGCAAAGGCGTCAGCTTCATGGAAAACGATAACGAGTTTCACGGCAAAGCCCCCACGCCCGAGCAGACCGAACGAGCGCTGGCCGAGCTGGGCGCGGAGTGATTCGTATTTGCCGGAACGATAGGCCGCACTGGGGCGTCATAGAGTGGACGGAGGTCGATTGATGCGTTTCTTTCTTTCCCTGATCGCGATCGTTGCAATATTGGCCGTGACTGGCTGCACCACCGATGGCGGCGGTCGCGCGCCAACCGGCTCGACCTGGACGATCATGGTGTTTCTGAACGCAGCCAACGATCTGGACGAGTTTAGCGAT contains the following coding sequences:
- a CDS encoding YvcK family protein; the encoded protein is MRNVEWRWLLPGTGVKRWLALVILGLAIMMAGLFLSLGDAAQNLIQQTSASLIKSVADTMPGENPMRSARIAVGATFILAGLALAWFSTLRLWHAFVRVLNPRSPGKPSEIMARHGLIAQGKRIVALGGGTGMSTLLRGLKRHTANISAIVTVTDDGGSSGKLREELNVLPPGDIRNCLVALADVEPTMTALLQFRFDAGSTHLAGHSFGNLLIAAMTQITGDFDLAVQEIGKVLAIRGRVLPTTVDHVTLRAEMEDGAFVEGETRIVADPRKIRRMYLNPPDAKAVDQAVKAIRQADLVVIGPGSLFTSVIPNLLVQGVADALASSDAIRVYVCNVMTQPGETDNLTASDHARTIEAHAGKRVFDYVLMNSAQPSQQILQKYEDVGQRLVVADQDRVRSMGWRPIAGNFISESDLVRHDPLRVSEALLRLAR
- a CDS encoding transketolase; protein product: MSIAELQETARRMRVHCIRMIANANSGHPGGSLSAADIVAALFFYAMRWDPKDPHWSARDRFILSKGHGCPALYAALAEAGVLAEQELLTFRVIDSRLQGHPSRKDLPYCEASTGSLGQGLSIAIGEALAARNMPERYRVYTLIGDGESQEGQIWEAAAAASHFKADNLTAILDYNRFQLDGAIGQIMSIEPVADKWRAFGWSVKEIDGHDMEQIVEALDWAKTVSDSPQMIIAHTVKGKGVSFMENDNEFHGKAPTPEQTERALAELGAE